A single genomic interval of Lathyrus oleraceus cultivar Zhongwan6 chromosome 7, CAAS_Psat_ZW6_1.0, whole genome shotgun sequence harbors:
- the LOC127102316 gene encoding uncharacterized protein LOC127102316 yields the protein MATVPEPKRKTCSYSFHREPLTPLVELGSLVTDDRLKSFVGRYGDILTVLKTVVDPVPLQTLLQFYDPELHCFTFQDYQLAPTLEEYSILLSVPIQHQVPFLDVPKEVDFRVVARALHLGIKEVSDSWKSSGDVVGLPLKFLLRVARCEAEKGNWEVFHAQLATMIYGIVLFPSMPNFVDHAAISIFIGGNPVPTLLADTYYAIHRIPL from the coding sequence atggcaacggttcccgagccgaagcggaagacctgttcctacagtttccaccgtgagccgttgactccactagttgagttgggtagtctcgtgacagacgatcgactgaagagttttgttgggcggtacggagatatcttgacagtattgaagacagtagtagatccagtgcctctgcagacactacttcagttttatgacccagagcttcattgtttcactttccaggattatcagttggcgcctactctcgaggagtactctattctgtTGAGTGTTCCTATccagcatcaggttcctttcttggatgtgcccaaggaggttgatttcagagttgttgccagagctctccatttgggtatcaaggaagtcagtgatagttggaagtccagtggggatgtcgtaggattgcctttgaagtttctgttgagggtagctagatGTGAAGCcgaaaaggggaattgggaagtttttcatgCACAGCTTGCCaccatgatctatgggattgtcctatttcccagtatgccgaattttgttgaccatgcagctatcagtatcttcattggagggaatccagtccctacCCTGTTAGCagacacttactatgctattcaca